TCCTTCAGTGACGGGTATTACTGTCTATGTGGCAAAAAAAGCATTTTTTAATTCAACAGGAAAAGGGGTTTTTTATCATGTCAAACGTCATTCTTACTTCACGTGCATCTGCAGTTGGTGGTCGCGACGGGAAAGTCGCTTCAGACGATAACGTCATCAATCTCGATTTAGTTATGCCAGGAACAAAAGGCAAAGAAGACATTCCGACATCAAACCCGGAACAGTTATTCGCAGCAGGATATGCCGCTTGTTTTGATGGTGCCTACAACTTAATGGCGCGCCAAGCAAAAAAACGAGTCGAGACGCGGACGAATTCAGAAGTCAGCCTCTTACAGGATGAGGCGGATAACGGTGTAAAAATTGCAGCAAAACTCGTCGTCGAGGTCGTTGGCGTATCGCAAGAAGAAGCCGAAGACTTACTAGAGAAGACGCACAACTTCTGCCCGTACTCGAAAGCGACACGTGGCAACATTGATGTCGATCTTTCTGTTAAAGTCGTCGATTCATTGTGAGCATAAGCGACGAATCATAAGGAGGGTTTTCCATGGCACCGAAAGAAACCGATCGTCCAAATGAAGAGTTGGAAGATGAACGGGATCGACTGTCTGAAAAAGAACGGAAACTGACAGAGGAGCAACAAAAGGAAATCCTAAAAGGTAAAGACGAGATGCCAGATGATCCGGTCTCTCCTCGTGATCGTGGAGAAGATCAGATTTAAATCAAACAAATTGGGGGATGAATTACATGTCTAAAAAAGTAGCAGTTGTACTCGCCGATCATTTTGAAGATGTCGAATTCACTGGACCTGTTGATGCGTTAAAAGAAGCGGGGCACGAGATTACTGTCATTGGTGCCAAAAAAGGTGCGGAACTTGTTGGGAAGCAGGAAGAGGCGAAAGTAAATGTTGATCTCTCGATTGATGAGACTTCAGCAGCAGACTATGATGCTCTCCTGATTCCAGGCGGATTTTCACCGGATTTACTTCGAGAAGACGAGCGTTTTGTCTCATTCGTTGAAGAATTCGATATGTCGAAAAAACCGATTTTTTCGATCTGCCATGGACCACAATTGATGATTAACGCAAAAATCGTCAAAGGAAGAAAAATGACAGGTTATAAATCGATTCGAATTGATTTAGAGAATGCTGGTGTGGACTTTGCAGATGAAGAAGTTGTCGTCGACGATAACTTCGTCTCAAGCCGTCAACCGGACGATATTCCCGCATTCAATCGGGAAATCGTAGCCAAACTCGGCTAATACCATGAAACGAAAAAATCAGCACTGCAACGTTGCAGTGCTGATTTTTTATGGGTTCTCCGGATAATCACAGAGTTCTGTAATGACGCCGTGTGAATGCCGAGGATTCATATAAATCAGTCGTCGCCCGAATGGCGTCGTTCGGTACGTATCTTCTAAAAATGTTAATCCTTGTTGTTTTGCTTCTTCAATCGCTCGATCCAAATCCTCTACGCGATAAGCAATGTGATGGACACCTTTTCCGCGTTGTTTTAAAAAACGTGCGATCGGACTATCTGGACTTGTTGGCGTCAACAACTCGATGTGTGCATCATCGAACTCGATGACCGCGATATTGGAAGCAACACCAGGTGCGGGATTCGAGTACTCTCTTGTTAAGGTCCCTCCAAGCACGTTTGTATAAAATGAAATGGCTTCCTGCATGTCGCGAACAGCAATTCCAGTGTGGTCTAATTTCATATGATATCCTCCTTCTATTCGCTTCAGTTTCCCAAAAACA
This region of Exiguobacterium acetylicum DSM 20416 genomic DNA includes:
- the mce gene encoding methylmalonyl-CoA epimerase produces the protein MKLDHTGIAVRDMQEAISFYTNVLGGTLTREYSNPAPGVASNIAVIEFDDAHIELLTPTSPDSPIARFLKQRGKGVHHIAYRVEDLDRAIEEAKQQGLTFLEDTYRTTPFGRRLIYMNPRHSHGVITELCDYPENP
- a CDS encoding organic hydroperoxide resistance protein, giving the protein MSNVILTSRASAVGGRDGKVASDDNVINLDLVMPGTKGKEDIPTSNPEQLFAAGYAACFDGAYNLMARQAKKRVETRTNSEVSLLQDEADNGVKIAAKLVVEVVGVSQEEAEDLLEKTHNFCPYSKATRGNIDVDLSVKVVDSL
- a CDS encoding type 1 glutamine amidotransferase domain-containing protein; this encodes MSKKVAVVLADHFEDVEFTGPVDALKEAGHEITVIGAKKGAELVGKQEEAKVNVDLSIDETSAADYDALLIPGGFSPDLLREDERFVSFVEEFDMSKKPIFSICHGPQLMINAKIVKGRKMTGYKSIRIDLENAGVDFADEEVVVDDNFVSSRQPDDIPAFNREIVAKLG